From Oryza brachyantha chromosome 9, ObraRS2, whole genome shotgun sequence, a single genomic window includes:
- the LOC102721508 gene encoding uncharacterized protein LOC102721508 — translation MAMAAEQRSAPPPPFYNFLKEAFLLPGRNRGLFMAVFVLVAVSTSALLLASDLTVMPLAEELRLDLKALNATDPMSPDFAKLLKEIQDDTREMVVATAAYVLLSVVVGSAVRIIILFAAVATYSEERLTFGELLRKARTQLKGPLLTLAFVYVLEIASVALLAAMAGLLVFLMVRHYYVPFLLLSLLVFAGFVFLIYFSVLCAVSVAVAVAEPGRHGAGAFGRAWRLVKEKKRRAVLFVSATSLLAAVVSPVHKLAMACAPSSLVAGLLLVLVYAALMSVVELFGVCAITTFYYECKESNEVVSSDQYVRVSTEANA, via the coding sequence atggccatggccgccgAGCAAAGATCTGCTCCCCCACCACCGTTCTACAACTTCCTAAAGGAAGCTTTCCTCCTCCCCGGCCGCAACCGGGGTCTCTTCATGGCGGTCTTCGTGCTCGTCGCCGTGTCCACCTCGGCGCTCCTGCTGGCCAGCGACCTCACCGTCATGCCCCTCGCCGAGGagctccgcctcgatctcaaGGCTCTCAACGCCACCGACCCCATGAGCCCCGACTTCGCCAAGCTCCTCAAGGAAATCCAGGACGACACCCGGGAGATGGTggtggccaccgccgcctacGTATTGCTGTCCGTCGTTGTCGGCTCCGCGGTCCGGATCATcatcctcttcgccgccgtggCCACTTACTCCGAAGAGCGGCTCACCTTCGGCGAGCTGCTGAGGAAAGCCAGGACGCAGCTCAAGGGCCCGCTGCTGACGCTTGCCTTCGTCTACGTCCTGGAGATCGCGTCCGTCGCGCTCCTGGCTGCCATGGCTGgcctcctcgtcttcctcaTGGTGCGGCACTACTACGTTCCGTTCCTGCTGCTGTCGCTGCTCGTCTTCGCCGGCTTCGTCTTCCTCATCTACTTCTCCGTCCTCTGCGCCGTCAGCGTCGCCGTGGCGGTGGCCGAGCCGGGGcgccacggcgccggcgcgttcGGGCGGGCGTGGAGGCTGGTGAAGGAGAAGAAGCGGCGCGCCGTGCTGTTCGTCTCCGCGACGTCCCTgcttgccgccgtcgtctcgcCGGTGCACAAGCTCGCCATGGCGTGCGCGCCGAGCAGCCTGGTCGCCGGCTTGCTTCTTGTGCTTGTGTACGCGGCGTTGATGTCCGTCGTGGAGTTGTTCGGCGTGTGCGCCATCACCACGTTCTACTACGAGTGCAAGGAGAGCAACGAGGTGGTGTCATCTGACCAGTACGTGAGGGTCTCTACTGAGGCTAACGCTTAG
- the LOC107305477 gene encoding uncharacterized protein LOC107305477 produces MAAAASTTSSSCITFIAESMILPTRNIRLFAPIFLLIFGHTFVFLAVAAIHVNPLAASIDVHTLAAGIPLLVHAPGSTTTHAAPTDTGAIRGHAKKGALVYLAYLLTRLAVQVVAVVAGCTTYSGERLAFTELLGWNAIKGRITRPLTTAMFLGILDLATVALVAVGVSGMASILSFPLLLAAVVFYVHLSAVTPVSIAVSSAEGRWAAPALWQAWRLMKARRKEAGVLTLIACLVPAAVWPVYAIAATLSDRLWISTFFVWLMGIVFGFFLLPVALQLLATAAATVFYYHCVEVHAAVARGPENVPVDVDHNDAVDHV; encoded by the coding sequence ATGGCCGCAGCAGCAtcgaccacctcctcctcctgcatcACCTTCATAGCGGAATCCATGATCCTGCCCACGCGAAACATCAGGCTCTTTGCACCCATCTTCCTACTCATCTTCGGCCACACCTTCGtcttcctcgccgtcgccgccatccacGTCAACCCTCTCGCCGCCTCCATCGACGTCcacaccctcgccgccggcatccCTCTCCTCGTCCACGCACCAGgcagcaccaccacccatGCCGCGCCGACCGACACCGGCGCCATCCGAGGCCACGCCAAGAAAGGGGCTCTCGTCTACCTTGCCTACCTCCTGACCAGGCTCGCCGTGCAGGTcgtggccgtcgtcgccggctgcACGACCTACTCCGGCGAGCGCCTCGCCTTCACCGAGCTGCTCGGCTGGAACGCAATCAAGGGGAGGATCACTCGGCCACTCACCACCGCCATGTTCTTGGGCATCCTCGACCTCGCCACGGTCGCTCTCGTCGCCGTGGGCGTCTCAGGCATGGCGTCCATCCTCAGCTTCCCACTTCTCCTTGCCGCTGTCGTCTTCTACGTCCACCTCAGCGCCGTCACCCCGGTGAGCATCGCCGTGTCGTCGGCGGAGGGGCGGTGGGCAGCGCCGGCGCTCTGGCAGGCGTGGCGGCTGATGAaggcgaggaggaaggaggccgGCGTCCTGACACTCATCGCCTGCCTCGTCCCTGCCGCTGTTTGGCCGGTGTACGCCATTGCCGCCACCTTGTCTGACCGCCTATGGATCAGTACCTTCTTCGTGTGGCTGATGGGTATAGTGTTTGGCTTCTTCCTTCTGCCGGTGGCTCTGCAGCTCCTCGCCACGGCGGCTGCCACGGTGTTCTACTACCACTGCGTGGAAGTCCatgccgccgtcgctcgtggaCCTGAAAATGTTCCAGTTGATGTTGATCACAATGACGCAGTAGATCATGTTTGA